The Deltaproteobacteria bacterium genome window below encodes:
- a CDS encoding 1-acyl-sn-glycerol-3-phosphate acyltransferase, whose amino-acid sequence MSRNDDGRRFEARDLLLYPWSVVVWGVGLGWLGFLAVSAMPITLFVPFERFQNLWIHPGIGAILRLAGCRVRITIDPRFRGRRGVMFVQNHVSMMDAYAACAAIPVPLCGLENASHLLVPGYGWMMRMANAVPVTRGSGRFAKIAEAIRERVSRGISVLTFPEAHRTTDGKLQPFKRGVFQIARDAGIPVVPLAVRGLYEVLPKGRFLVRPHDVEIYLGPPLETEGLDDEALDRLSARVGEIITGWLEHREVASDADVPAGQYGAQQA is encoded by the coding sequence ATGTCCCGCAACGATGACGGGCGCCGCTTCGAGGCGCGCGACCTCCTGCTCTATCCGTGGTCGGTCGTGGTCTGGGGCGTAGGCCTCGGCTGGCTGGGATTCCTCGCCGTGTCGGCGATGCCGATCACGCTGTTCGTGCCATTCGAGCGGTTCCAGAACCTGTGGATCCACCCCGGCATCGGCGCGATCCTGCGGCTCGCCGGCTGCCGCGTCCGCATCACGATCGACCCGCGCTTCCGGGGTCGGCGCGGCGTGATGTTCGTGCAGAACCACGTCAGCATGATGGATGCGTACGCTGCGTGCGCGGCGATCCCCGTGCCGCTGTGCGGCCTCGAGAACGCATCGCACCTGCTGGTGCCCGGCTACGGCTGGATGATGCGCATGGCCAACGCGGTGCCGGTGACCCGCGGCAGCGGCCGCTTCGCGAAGATCGCCGAGGCGATCCGCGAGCGGGTCTCGCGTGGCATCTCGGTGCTGACCTTCCCCGAGGCGCACCGGACCACCGACGGCAAGCTGCAGCCATTCAAGCGTGGCGTGTTCCAGATCGCCCGCGACGCCGGCATCCCGGTGGTGCCGCTGGCGGTGCGCGGGCTCTACGAGGTGCTGCCCAAGGGTCGCTTCCTCGTGCGCCCGCACGACGTCGAGATCTACCTCGGCCCGCCGCTCGAGACCGAGGGCCTCGACGACGAGGCCCTCGATCGGCTGTCGGCGCGGGTCGGTGAGATCATCACCGGCTGGCTCGAGCACCGCGAAGTGGCGAGCGACGCCGACGTCCCAGCCGGTCAGTACGGCGCGCAGCAGGCGTAG
- a CDS encoding threonylcarbamoyl-AMP synthase — MHAPDIDHAARLLAAGGLVAFPTETVYGLGADASLPTAVARVFAVKRRPVDHPLIIHLADADALSRWAADVPAAAQTLAGALWPGPLTLVLRKAEHVGMHVTGGLSTVGLRVPAHPVALALLRAHGGGIAAPSANRFGSVSPTTAAHVRRDLGDDIDLVLDGGPCEVGIESTIVDLSRGDDDPVILRPGGVSRERIEALLGRAVPVREGGEVRSPGQLPSHYAPTARVIVTSPARLAATVAEQLRVNPEAKLGVIAAAEGVTPPRWTRGEHGVAVRIELDPHVELARHLYGCLRQLDDEHCTVIVATLPPPAELGLAIADRMRRAAGPRDGDGRDA; from the coding sequence ATGCACGCGCCCGACATCGACCACGCCGCGCGGCTGCTCGCCGCCGGCGGCCTGGTCGCGTTCCCCACCGAGACCGTCTACGGGCTCGGCGCCGACGCGAGCCTGCCGACCGCGGTCGCGCGCGTGTTCGCGGTCAAGCGACGTCCGGTCGATCACCCGCTCATCATCCACCTCGCCGACGCCGACGCGCTGTCGCGATGGGCCGCCGACGTGCCCGCAGCGGCGCAGACCCTCGCCGGCGCGCTGTGGCCGGGCCCGCTCACGCTCGTGCTGCGCAAGGCCGAGCACGTCGGCATGCATGTCACCGGCGGACTGTCGACGGTGGGCCTGCGGGTGCCCGCGCATCCCGTCGCGCTCGCGCTGCTGCGTGCGCACGGTGGTGGCATCGCAGCGCCGTCGGCCAATCGCTTCGGCAGCGTCAGCCCCACCACCGCCGCCCATGTGCGACGCGACCTCGGCGACGACATCGATCTCGTGCTCGACGGCGGCCCCTGCGAGGTCGGCATCGAGTCGACCATCGTCGACCTCTCGCGCGGCGACGACGACCCGGTGATCCTCCGCCCCGGTGGCGTCTCGCGCGAGCGCATCGAGGCGTTGCTCGGTCGCGCGGTGCCGGTGCGCGAGGGCGGCGAGGTCCGCAGTCCCGGGCAGCTGCCCTCGCACTACGCCCCCACCGCCCGCGTGATCGTCACCAGCCCGGCACGGCTCGCGGCGACCGTGGCGGAACAGCTCCGGGTGAACCCCGAGGCGAAGCTCGGCGTGATCGCGGCCGCCGAAGGTGTCACACCGCCGCGATGGACGCGGGGCGAGCACGGTGTGGCCGTGCGCATCGAGCTCGATCCCCACGTCGAGCTGGCGCGGCACCTCTACGGCTGCCTGCGTCAGCTGGACGACGAGCACTGCACGGTGATCGTCGCGACGCTGCCGCCGCCGGCGGAGCTCGGCCTGGCGATCGCCGACCGCATGCGCCGCGCCGCAGGGCCGCGCGACGGTGACGGTCGCGACGCTTGA
- a CDS encoding carboxypeptidase regulatory-like domain-containing protein → MQRSSRSRCSVGLDVFHGALACVSLAMVAITSSACTVPAADTAAAHGGPRIEGRVVDGDGDAVAGVAVMQDGVERGRTDASGRFTVMAAADAIVVLAFEAPGFVRGLERVQVADAATALRVQLRAQAPAIPFDADAGGRVQGDRGASLDAPPHAFVDRAGQPITGMVDIHLTPLDPAVPAELAAYPGDGRARTSAGGTVQLESFGVVDVTVRQGDTDLTIAPGMGVTVEFPLPAESDGATASPPETIALWGFDEGAGVWTEEGVATLDLARGVYVGTIGHLSPWNCDQPLEATCVSGHVRDRNGVGIAGAYVIGNGVDYLGDASAVSGADGEFCLPARKQSIVDVTVYLPGGESLTRRIDSGSDDTEIPVSCGDPRCLDAGDWQLEVDAGADDGVGDDGWDGGACFEDSEPSQLTMTLRGGLDATLDWDASPWLASCGALAGSTSAGSTWLMFQDVDAALAVLIELEVDPAMTGDAVPAQVYLLDDFGTDTTGTDPSMWWIASDCVADVTRNEVLAPGLFGVAGRGSCNAGATSVYGGSQGVDIVGSFDFRGIVIGDDVPSEVLYACCAPY, encoded by the coding sequence ATGCAGCGCTCATCCCGGTCCAGGTGTTCGGTCGGTCTCGACGTCTTCCACGGCGCGTTGGCGTGCGTGTCGCTCGCGATGGTCGCGATCACGTCGAGCGCGTGCACGGTACCCGCGGCGGACACCGCCGCCGCCCACGGTGGCCCGCGCATCGAGGGCCGCGTCGTCGACGGCGATGGCGACGCGGTGGCCGGCGTGGCGGTCATGCAAGACGGTGTCGAGCGGGGCCGCACCGACGCCTCGGGTCGCTTCACGGTGATGGCCGCAGCCGACGCGATCGTCGTGCTCGCGTTCGAGGCTCCGGGCTTCGTGCGGGGCCTCGAGCGGGTGCAGGTGGCCGACGCCGCCACGGCTCTGCGCGTACAGCTGCGCGCGCAGGCACCCGCGATCCCGTTCGACGCCGACGCCGGTGGTCGCGTGCAGGGCGATCGCGGCGCCAGCCTCGACGCCCCGCCGCATGCGTTCGTCGATCGGGCCGGCCAGCCGATCACCGGCATGGTCGACATCCATCTGACGCCGCTCGATCCGGCCGTGCCGGCCGAGCTGGCCGCGTATCCGGGTGACGGCCGTGCGCGCACGAGCGCCGGTGGCACCGTGCAGCTCGAGAGCTTCGGCGTGGTCGACGTGACGGTGCGGCAGGGTGATACCGACCTCACGATTGCGCCGGGCATGGGCGTGACGGTCGAGTTCCCGCTGCCCGCCGAGTCCGACGGCGCCACCGCGTCACCGCCCGAGACCATCGCGCTGTGGGGGTTCGACGAAGGCGCCGGGGTCTGGACCGAGGAGGGCGTCGCGACGCTCGACCTCGCACGTGGGGTCTACGTCGGCACCATCGGCCACCTGTCGCCGTGGAACTGCGATCAGCCGCTCGAGGCCACCTGTGTGTCGGGCCACGTGCGCGACCGCAACGGGGTCGGGATCGCCGGTGCGTACGTGATCGGCAACGGCGTCGACTACCTCGGCGACGCCTCGGCGGTGTCGGGCGCCGACGGCGAGTTCTGTCTGCCCGCGCGCAAGCAATCGATCGTCGACGTGACGGTGTACCTGCCCGGGGGGGAGTCGCTCACGCGTCGCATCGACAGCGGCAGCGACGACACCGAGATCCCCGTCTCGTGCGGCGACCCGCGCTGCCTCGACGCCGGCGACTGGCAGCTCGAGGTCGATGCCGGTGCCGACGACGGCGTCGGTGACGATGGCTGGGACGGCGGCGCCTGCTTCGAGGACAGCGAGCCCTCGCAGCTGACGATGACCCTGCGCGGTGGGCTCGACGCGACGCTCGACTGGGACGCGTCGCCGTGGCTGGCCAGCTGCGGTGCGCTGGCGGGTAGCACCAGCGCAGGCTCGACGTGGCTGATGTTCCAGGACGTCGACGCCGCGCTCGCGGTGTTGATCGAGCTCGAGGTCGATCCCGCGATGACGGGCGACGCCGTGCCCGCCCAGGTGTACCTGCTCGACGACTTCGGCACCGACACCACCGGCACCGATCCGTCGATGTGGTGGATCGCGAGCGACTGCGTCGCCGACGTCACGCGCAACGAGGTGCTGGCCCCGGGGCTGTTCGGCGTCGCGGGCCGCGGCTCGTGCAACGCTGGGGCGACGTCGGTCTATGGAGGGTCGCAAGGCGTCGACATCGTCGGCAGCTTCGACTTTCGCGGGATCGTCATCGGCGACGACGTGCCGTCCGAGGTCCTCTACGCCTGCTGCGCGCCGTACTGA
- a CDS encoding NAD-dependent epimerase/dehydratase family protein has product MSATHESPTNPEIIGVRSGKVFVTGGSGHVGAHLVRRLLQDGEDIRCLVEPGGDRRAFEGLPVELVEGDIRDEDAMTRVIAGCNRVYHVAAKISILSPSANEFKDIFSINVLGARNVMRAAHANGVQRAVLTGSFSAVGYDPDDPSKPSTDEMPHWPYDSGVMPYARSKALAEHEMLKVVADGLDAVIATSCSCIGAWDYFPSRMGRTMCDFAKGKVRAWVPGGFEFVAGRDIAEGHVAAMARGRRGHKYVFATHFHTLGDLIEMWRECVGPRSRPLKIPAGLMSAVSSVYSGALSRFFPNVPQRLTPGSIRILTMQRRADTSRAQGELGWRPTSIREAVQAAYEFFADQGMIDRAVLVSVPANLDHEAAQ; this is encoded by the coding sequence ATGAGCGCAACCCACGAGAGCCCGACGAACCCCGAGATCATCGGCGTGCGCAGCGGCAAGGTGTTCGTCACCGGCGGCTCCGGCCACGTCGGCGCACACCTGGTGCGGCGCCTGTTGCAGGACGGCGAGGACATCCGCTGCCTGGTCGAGCCCGGCGGTGATCGGCGCGCGTTCGAGGGCCTGCCGGTCGAGCTCGTCGAGGGCGACATCCGCGACGAGGACGCGATGACCCGCGTGATCGCGGGCTGCAACCGCGTCTACCACGTGGCCGCGAAGATCTCGATCCTCAGCCCCAGCGCCAACGAGTTCAAGGACATCTTCTCGATCAACGTGCTGGGTGCGCGCAACGTCATGCGGGCGGCGCACGCCAACGGCGTGCAGCGTGCAGTGCTCACCGGTTCGTTCTCGGCGGTCGGCTACGATCCCGACGACCCGAGCAAGCCCAGCACCGACGAGATGCCGCACTGGCCCTACGACTCCGGCGTGATGCCCTACGCCCGCAGCAAGGCGCTGGCCGAGCACGAGATGCTCAAGGTCGTGGCCGACGGGCTCGACGCCGTGATCGCGACCTCGTGCTCGTGCATCGGCGCGTGGGACTACTTCCCCTCTCGCATGGGCCGCACGATGTGTGACTTCGCCAAGGGCAAGGTCCGCGCGTGGGTGCCGGGTGGCTTCGAGTTCGTGGCCGGGCGCGACATCGCCGAGGGCCACGTCGCGGCGATGGCCCGCGGTCGTCGCGGGCACAAGTACGTGTTCGCGACGCACTTCCACACGCTGGGCGATCTCATCGAGATGTGGCGCGAGTGCGTGGGCCCGCGCAGTCGCCCGCTCAAGATCCCCGCGGGGCTCATGTCGGCGGTCTCGAGCGTGTACTCCGGCGCGCTGTCGCGGTTCTTCCCCAACGTGCCGCAGCGCCTCACGCCGGGCTCGATCCGCATCCTCACCATGCAGCGCCGCGCCGACACGTCGCGTGCCCAGGGCGAGCTCGGCTGGCGCCCGACCAGCATCCGCGAGGCGGTGCAGGCGGCCTACGAGTTCTTCGCCGACCAGGGCATGATCGACCGCGCGGTGCTCGTCTCGGTGCCGGCGAACCTCGACCACGAAGCCGCGCAGTGA